In Camelina sativa cultivar DH55 chromosome 17, Cs, whole genome shotgun sequence, the genomic stretch TTTTAGAGTTTTAGACTGATAGCTTAACTCCAAGTCTAACTAGgatttacattttcttcttaCAATAGGATTTTGTGTTGTCTCTTTGGGagctttgctctgtttttcatTTGATTATTTGGCTTTGTTATGGACTGTGTGAGACAAATTATATACTTAGATCGTTGATGGAGTATAATTCAGCTGTGTTTCCTTTGCCATCTTCAGTGATGAGTCGGTCTTGGTGTTTGTGTTGGAGTTGTGTCTATATATACTAAAGAGACATAAGATTATCTTCATGGTTcttgatttgttattttgtttcatttgttgttgttttgtaagattttctaactttgagaaaaaaacttgttttcttcttgtgaTTTGAGTGTTCTTCTGATGGTTTAAAGATCAATAAACATAACTTTTCTCTTGATTCTGTGGTGCTTCTTTATAGGTTCATCTAGGGGTAAACAGCGGAGCAACAAAATTTGCCATTGAAAGACAAGCAGTGAACGAAGCTCATTTCCGTTGTCCTGATGAATTGGGATGGCAACCACAGGTACAACACGACGACATATACATATGAATTGTACTTGAATATGATCCGCTATGCAATCCAAGAAAGACACTAATTGCATTTCTCTTTTAACGTGTCTTTACACAGCATCTTCCTATAGTTGTTGAAGATGGAAGCATTTCAAAGGCAAAAGAGGTATAAATAGAAATACATTCTTcaccaataaaaatatagacattctaattgtatatttgaatgtgttttttttttttttgggtatcttGAAGACTTCATGCTCGACAGAGTCCATTTTTGAGTTATTAAAGAATAAAGGCTTTGAAGTTGTTCAATCAGACGACGCTGGACGTTTTGTTTGCAACTACGTGTACTATCACTCACTCAGGTTCGCAGAGCAAAAAGGACACAAGTCTCTGTTCGTTCACGTTCCTCTCTTCTCCAAAATCGATGACGATACTCAAATGCAGTTTGTGGCTTCTCTCTTGGAGGCAATTGCAGCGACTTGCtagtgttttattatatattccaCTAAAAAAAGCCAAATATTGTAAGTATCTTTATGTATATGATCTCTccatttgtctctctctctacgaAGCTTCTTTGTTTGAATGGTTTTGGGATAAATAAAGACTATTGCTTTTGGCTCTCAAAGAGCCTTTTGTGATCTTTCTTGTGTAATAAAAAAGAATCTCTTATTTGAAGATGTGAAAAGCTTGGATTTCtatgttatatttttggttaaatttgcTACATTTCGGTTCATCTTGGTAATTCCGGTTTAAAGTAACGATTTTTTGTAATTTCGGTTTGGTCCGAACCGAACCGGTTTCTGAATTTCCTTGCTTCCCTATTGATTGTTTCAGCTCAAACcgaaactaaaccaaacaaaaattggCCTAACCTgtgttcggtttggtttggttcggcaATTTAGTTCGGTCCGAGTGCCCCCAGGCTTTGTATAACTAACTGTATAAGCCGGTTTCTTGTGAAGACAATGATACTTGCTGTGCAAGGAGCAAGAACgcattcaatttttgttttctaagcTTTGATTCAAATGCGAACTACGGTTTGGGGAGAGATAAGTTTCTTTATACTTTTGTATTTTGATCTTCATTCAAAGTGTCGAAGAGATGCGAGGGGGACGAGCTTTATACTTTCTTAGAAGAACAACAACGACGTTAGCTCAGCATTTGTGTCCGCCTGCACCGCTTACTGCGACGCCTCGTTTGGAGTTTAGTTCGTTTCTTGAAGTAAACCCTAGCGACCTCGTGTATACCCATAACCGCATAATTGATGGACTGATCAAATCCGGGAACTTGATATCTGCACACgaagtgttcgatgaaatgtctgtaCGAGATGTTGTTACTTTTAATCTTCTTATTTCTGGGTATAGTCGAAATGGGTGTTCTTTAAAAGCTATTGAACTCTATGCGGAGTTGGTCTCTTGTGGTCTTAGAGAGAGTGCTTCCACGTTTCCTTCGGTTCTCAGTGTGTGTAGTGATGAATTGTTCTGTAGAGAAGGAACTCAAGTTCATTGTAGGGTGATTTCGCTTGGGTTTGgatgtaatttgtttgttagatCTGCAATTGTGGGTCTTTATGCGTCTTTGCGGCTTGTTGATGTTGCTTTGAAgttgtttgatgaaatgcctgagagaAATTTAGCAGTTTGTAATTTGGTGTTGAGATGTTTTTGCGAGAGTGGAGATTCAAAGAGATTGTTTGGTGTGTTTCAAAGGATGGAACTTGAAGGTGTTACTGAGAACGGGTTAAGTTATTGTTATATGATCCGTGCTTGCTCCAATGATCGGTTGGTATATGAAGGGAAGCAATTGCATTCCCAAGTGATTAAATCTGGATGGGACATTTCTAATGTATTTGTGGCTAATGCGCTTGTGGACTTTTACTCTGCTTGTGGCGATTTGTTTGATTCTATGAAATCATTCAATGCTGTCCCAGAAGAGGACGTAATATCATGGAACTCGATTGTTTCTGTCTGTGCAGATTATGGTTCTGTGCTTGATTCTCTTGATTTGTTTAGCAAGATGCAGTTTTGGGGGAAGAGACCTTCAATACGGTCATTCATGTCATTTCTGAATTTCTGTAGCAGAAACAGAGATGTTCAATCCGGGAAGCAGATCCATTGCTATGTTCTCAAAATGGGTTTTGATGTTTCAACTCTTCATGTACAGTCTGCTTTAATTGACATGTATGGCAAATGCAATGACATTGACAGTTCGGTGTTGGTTTATCAGAGTTTGCCTTGCTTGAGTTTGGAGTGCTGTAACTCGTTGATGACTTCTCTGATGCATTGTGGCATCACTAGAGATATTTTCGAGATGTTTGgtttgatgattgatgaaggAACGGGAATCGACGAAGTCACTCTTTCTACTGTTCTTAAGGCTTTATCTCTCTCTGTGCCAGCAAATTTACATAGCTGCGAGCTTATACATTGCTGGTCTGTCAAATCCGGTTATGCATCTGATGTTGCAGTCTCGTGCTCTCTAATTGATGCGTATTCAAAGAGCGGTCAGAATGAAGTATCTCGGAAGGTGTTTACTGAGCTTGAGTCACCTAACATCTTCTGCTGGACTTCGATCATCAATGGCTATGCTAGAAATGGTATGGGAAGAGAGTGTCTTGAGATGCTGAGAGAAATGGATCAAAAGAATCTCATACCAGACGAAGTTACAATCTTGTCTGTACTATCAGGTTGCAGTCATTCTGGTCTTGTTGAAGAAGGGGAGCTGATTTTCGACTCATTGGAATCAAAGTATGGAATTTCTCCAGGAAGAAAACTCTATGCGTGCATGGTGGATTTGCTAGGGCGTGCTGGTTTAGTGGAAAAAGCCGAAAGGCTGCTTCGTCAGGCACGTGGAGATGCAGACTGCAGCGCGTGGAGCTCATTACTGCAGAGCTGCAGGATTCATAGAAACGAATCAATTGGAAGAAGAGCAGCGGAGGTCTTGATGGATCTTGAACCCGAGGATTTTGCTGTTTACGTccaagtttcaaaattttactTTGAGATGGGTGACTTTGAAATCTCCAGACAAATAAGAGAGATCGCTGCTTCACGAGAGCTCATGCGGGAGATCGGTTACAGTTCAGTCATTCTGAGATACTGATAACCCGAAATTGCAAgacagtgtttttttttgcttcagcttcatgaaaaaagaagaaagaacccAATTGCAAAAAGTTCACACCTTTTTTCTAGATTCTGAAATGGGTTCTTTTGCTTGAAGCCATAACACATGATTGACACTCTACAAAGACAACACAGGAGGCTGAGGTTCTTTATTTGCCAGGTTGGTACAACTAACTCATTGACATCTTCtacgtttgtttttttaatgtagtaTAGATTGTCTGTTCTTCGTTCTTCAATACCACATCATGtctaaaattcttaaaatagcatcttgagataaaaaaaagttgagagatCTTCAGGGCCTCCTTTctcgttttgtttttattttagatcTCATGGGACCAACATTTTTATCAAGAACAAGTTGACCACGAAGGTTTTGTATACAGGTTTTGGAGTAAagcaaagaagtaaaaaagCACATGACTTGTGCTTTAAGCAtagatatatagaaaaacaagGCCTTATCTTCATGTACTTTTAAGCCAAGCCAATAAACCCCACAAACTCCACTAATTACTCTGCATATAAATTCAACCCAAAACCAATCATCTCTAGCAAAGAAATCATTAGTGGGCACTggatttaaaaatcaataaggAATCTTCTCTTGGCATCTTGATTGAGGCATATGATGGATAAGCTCTTCATTCTTTCCCTTCTAGGTCTATTACTGGTTACTGCTTATGGAGTTGCAGGGAAAATGGTGTACGCCGATCTCGACATCCTTGAGGAGCTTGAAAACATTGATGTACtgctagatgatgatgatgatgatacaaagCTCTTTGATTTGCCGTCATTCACAAGCCGAAGTTCTGGTAAGACTCTGGTGAATGTGGATACATTTGGTGCAGTTGGAGATGGAGTTTCTGATGATACTCAGGTACGTTTGCGATCATTTTGCTTATTCCATGAAAATGAAAGGTTGTCTAGATTATCTAAAACGCCATCAGTTCTATGTCTGGAATAGAACATATCCCCAAATTTGAAATCGTGTGCATTGTGGACTTGACCTATTGATTTTGCGTGGTTTAATCCATTACTTTTGCTGAACTGATCTGTCAAAGCTCTTCTTAAATCAGGCATTCATAAGCGCATGGAGCAAGGCATGTGATACACCAAAATCCGTGTTTCTGGTTCCAGAAGGACGGCGGTATTTAGTAAATGCAACAAAGTTCACTGGTCCATGTAAACAAAAGTTGATCATTCAGGTTAAGTTTGACTTCATAAGTCTTCAATTTTGTTGTCTTCAGCAGTGAAACAGAAACTAgactaatattatatatatacaagtatgtCTTATATAATTCAGAGACTTGTCTTTGTTTACAGATTGACGGAACAATAGTGGCACCAGATGAGCCAAGCAATTGGGACTCAAAGTTCCAAAGAATTTGGCTCgaattttcaaaactcaaagGGGTCACTTTCCAAGGGAAAGGAGTTATAGATGGTTCTGGGAGCAAATGGTGGGCTGCTTCTTGCAAGAAAAACAAGTCTAACGTAAAATCCTCTACACCCAAGTTTAGCTTTCTTTAACTCACTATATGTCGAATTTTCGAATAGTATCTTACACATCTTTCTTGCTCTCTTACAGCCTTGCAAAAGTGCACCAACGGTAAGAAACCATTGCCTTCGTCATTTATCAGTTTCTCCGGACAAATGGCTCtgcttgttttgtttggttcaacaatctgttttctttttctcctcgCAGGCACTAACTATAGAATCCAGTTCAGGTGTGAAAGTAAGTGGCTTGACGATCCAGAACAGTCAGCAGATGAATTTCATCATTGCAAGGTCAACTTCAGTTCGAGTCTCCAAAGTTATGGTCTCTTCTCCAGGAGATAGTCCCAACACTGATGGAATCCATATCACTGGATCTACCAATGTTATCCTTCAAGACTGTAAAATCGGCACAGGGGATGATTGTGTCTCCATTGTGAATGCGAGTTCGAACATAAAGATGAAGAACATCTATTGTGGACCTGGACATGGAATCAGGTACATCATCAAATTTCTAGATAAAGTCTGTTAGAAATCAAATATAACTTTATTCGGAATTTCTTGCAGCATTGGAAGTCTTGGGAAGGATAACACAACAGGCATTGTAACACAAGTAGTGTTGGAAACTGCCTTGTTAAGAGGGACAACTAATGGACTCAGAATCAAAACATATCAGgtaaacagaaataaaaaaagcttcaatctttAATAAACTTTGATTTGGCTTGATCAACAGcaattttatttcattgtttcTCTTTCGAAACAGGGAGGTTCTGGTTACGTTCAGGGTATTCGATTTGCAAACGTAGACATGCAAGATGTTGCAAACCCGATACTCATTGATCAGTTCTACTGCGATTCTCCAACAACATGTCAAAATCAGGTCACCTTACAATAGCACTACAACCTCGTGATTGTGATTATTCTTCTATCAATACAAAGAtgaaaacttatattttttctttccttcttggTATAAAATGCAGACCTCAGCGGTTAAAATCAGCCAGATAATGTACCGGAACATAACCGGGACAACCAAAAGTGCGAAAGCCATCAAATTTGCTTGCAGCGACACAGTCCCTTGTAGCCACATTGTCCTCAACGATGTGAATCTTGAAGGCAAAGACGGTCAAGTTGAAGCGTACTGTAACTCAGCTGAAGGTTTTGGGTACGGAGTAATTCATCCGTCCGCGGATTGTCTCTACTCGCACGACGACAAGGGCTTGGACCAAAGTTACAAGTCAGAGACTGGCCACGACGAGCTCTGATGTTCTAAAGTGTTGTTGTTAGTGAGGGATGATATGTAAAATAGTTTTCTGAAGCATATGATATAGTACacaagaattttattttttcacttttataaTCAACCATAAAGTTTGGTTGTTCGTAAGTCTTAACAGCATTTCTCCACCTTTTCTATCACATGTTTcctttctataattttttatacaaatgCGTTAGCTTTTGGGTGTGAAGGTTTCacaatttttgtgtgtgtgattgtATTGGACCTATTGGTGGTAGTTACTTACTCCTCACACCattatgaaaatagaaaaagggtAACAAAAACATTTGACTTTAGGATTAGAGAGAGGCACATGGAGACACCAAAGGTCGCAATTGCTTGATTGATTGAATTGTTTTGATATGTTTGGCACGTGCGAAACGTGTAGCTGTAAACATCAAGGACCAATGCCAACccatttatttactttttcaatAACAACTCAACAACTACATCACCTAGCACCTAAAGATCTAGTCTTAGCTTGCAATTTGCTTTGTAATGTGAAATGAAATGACCAAATTTTAAATGGTAATGTATAtgataatatttctttctttctttctttttttcttttacatggtatatagattttgtataaGGTAAATTTGGTTGTGTCCATATACAAAAGaatgcaaagaaaaaagaaatgaatccCTTAAACCAACGAAATAACCAACTCTATATGGTACATGGACCCGGGAATCTAAAGACGTGCGAGAATAATGATTTTGTTTACCATTTAAGCTCCAACTTATTGTAAATTAttgatcatcttcatcatcttcatcatcccaTCTCCAAGAGGCTCCAACTTATTGTAAATTattgtgaccaaacaaaaaataaaatgataagaGAGAGTGCAAGGTTGTGAAGAACCACAAACTTTTTGGCAAACTGAGGAGATCTCTAAGTTTGGGAGAGAGAAAGCTTCTGAGGTACAATCACAAACTCTCCATTTCTTTAAAAATCTGATTGACTCATATTTGCATTTGCTTTCAAGTCATACGTGTCTAAAGGTTTATGACTTTTAGAATTACTCTTCTTTATAAGCACATTGTTCAATTGATAGTGCAGATTCATATCTCACATCCTACCCTACATTATATTCCTTgtgacatctttttttttttcctttagattAATGAACaacctttttatatttattctttggGTTGTCTATATGTTCTTCGAGTAATAAAAGTATAAAGAAGCTTTTTGTCTGCAATATTTTTCAGTctgaagaaagacaaaaaaaaaacaaattttgttttaaaacatcATTAGAGTAATAACAAAgttttgaaacagaggaggaggaatgTTCAATACTTAGAAAAATAGGACCAAGCAAAGTCAACATcccttttacaaaaaaaaaaaaacgagtacAACTGTAACATTTACTTCGACTTTATCTACCAGGTGTGGATTGAACAAGTGGGATGTTACTTAATTGACTAAAGATGCATCCCTAACCCAACCCCATATCATAGCATTAGGCCATTAGCTCATAGTCATTAACTTATTATATTTAGTATAAGACATTAAGACTAatcattttccttttctcttaaagTTGTTTTAGTTTTCTGATTACAATAATTGGAGATGAAGAGAATGTGATGCTAGttactattattttaaatgagGAATAAAAACAAGATCTGGTCCTGACATTTGTTATGAATCTTCAAACTCAGGAGGACACAAACCCAAGATCTCTGCTAGAGGGAAAAAACACAACCATTTCTTGCTCCATGTTTAAGTTTTGAGCTTCTTGGAGAGTTTCAAGTCCTGTTTGAGAGAAAAATGTCACCATTTATGaagttctttctctttctctatgaTTCTCTTTCACCTTCCTCTTTGTTTCTGGTAAAATCatcatttcttctctctctgttttcacTTACTTTTGATTCTTATTGTCACATTATATGTAatcctttttttcttgcttttttttgtcTGGTTTAAAGGTTCAACAAAGACACAACTTAGCAGCATCATCAGATACAGATGGGGTTGTTACAAGTGGCATAATTGgagaaattatatacatttggAAGCAGACAAGAATCTTTGTGTTAATACCAATCTTGAAATGCTTAGTGACGATATGCTTGGTGATGTCCTTTTTGGTGTTCATAGAAAGAGTTTATATGAGCATAGTTGTAGTCTTTGTGAAATTACTTAGAAGAACTCCTCAGAAAGTACACAAATGGGAAGCTATAAACGATGATGATCTTGAGCTCGCCAACACAAACTTCCCAATGGTTCTTATTCAGATCCCAATGTACAATGAAAAAGAGGTAACTAACATTACTTTATTGTAACCAACTAAAGTAAACTACTCTTTCTTCTAAATGaaggaatcatatatatattcttgttgttgttgtcacaGGTTTGTCAGTTATCAATAGGAGCAGCCTGCAGGCTATCTTGGCCGTTGGATCGAATGATAGTTCAAGTTCTTGATGATTCCACAGATCCTGCTAGTAAGGTCCTTtagtcaatttttttctttcctaaaaATCTTTGGTTTAGATATGATTGACTCCTCTGACTTTAGCAGAGTCTTGACATATGAAATGATTTTGGAAAAGACAGGAGTTAGTGAATGCGGAATGTGATAAATGGGCGAGAAAAGGCATAAACATAATGTCAGAGATTAGAGACAACAGAATCGGATACAAAGCAGGAGCACTAAAGGCAGGAATGATGCACAACTATGTGAAACAATGCGAGTTTGTCGCCATTTTCGATGCTGATTTCCAACCTGATCCTGACTTTTTAGAACGAACCATTCCTTTTCTTATTCACAACCATGACATCTCCCTTGTCCAATGCCGTTGGAAGTTTGGTAAAAACACACTcatcaatatctttttttttggaaaataaatgtGTTACGTCAATACATTGGATTCTAATGGAGAGAATGTGTTACATTGTGTAGTGAATGCGAACGAGTGCTTGATGACAAGAATGCAAGAGATGTCACTAAACTACCATTTTATAGCTGAGCAAGAATCTGGTTCTTCAATCCATGCTTTCTTTGGATTCAATGGAACCGCTGGTGTTTGGAGGATCGCAGCTTTAAACGAAGCTGGAGGATGGAAAGATCGAACAACAGTTGAAGACATGGATTTAGCTGTAAGAGCTTGTCTTCATGGTTGGAAATTTGTATATGTCCATGACGTCGAGGTACTACTACAATCAATCATCATATATAACTAAGTACTTTAAAAGATTACATTATTAAAGAcattgttttctaaatattcaGGTGAAAAATGAATTGCCAAGTACATTCAAAGCATACAGGTTTCAGCAACATAGATGGTCTTGTGGACCAGCTAATCTGTGTAGGAAGATGACAATGGAAATCTTGCAGAACAAGAAAGTGTCGGCGTGGAAGAAGTTGTATCTCATTTACAATTTCTTCTTCATAAGGAAGATTGTAGTACACATCTTCACGTTTGTCTTCTACTGTCTGATTCTACCAACAAGTGTGCTCTTCCCTGAGCTCCAAGTTCCTAAATGGGCAACTGTTTATTTTCCTACTACCATCACTCTCCTTAACGCAATCGCTACACCTCGGTAACAATTCTTTGTACCTTCTTAAACTctgtttttctcattttttataaagataaaaaaaagtttgacgTACGTTGTCAAAGTGCAGATCATTCCATCTTCTTGTGTTCTGGATCTTATTCGAGAATGTAATGTCAATGCATCGCACAAAGGCGACATTCATCGGGTTACTAGAGGCAGGACGGGTTAACGAATGGGTTGTTACTGAAAAATTAGGTGACACTCTCAAGTCTAAGTTAATAACTAAAGCTACAACTAAGCTTTACACAAGATTTGGACAAAGGTACGTACATACTAAACCTTTAAAGCATTTTGAAAACGATCATAActaaagtttagtttttaaacatttttttgttttgcagaatCAACTGGAGAGAACTCGTTGTAGGGCTATACATATTCTTATGTGGATGCTATGATGTCGCTTATGGAAGATCATACTTCTATGTGTATCTGTTTCTACAGTCTTGTGCATTTTTTGTCGCTGGAGTTGGTTTTATTGGCACATTTGTTCCAACTGTTTAGaacttaaaactttttttgtatttgagaTTGTGATTAGACCGACACTTAATTCTTCTATactctaaatatttttgttaatgttgttATGATCTAAAAAATGTGGCTAGCTATATGATCATTTATACAAAATGAACTTCTCATTAATCATATACGTAACGTAAACATTgtatgatttgtattttttttttgttcccaatTGTGTTCttgaaagaagaatatatataagtcAAGGTCAACAACGATGTTTGAAGATGTAGAGAATGACGTGGTGGTTTTTGATTGGTTAGATGGCATCCACGGCCAATGACCCATGACGCATGTAAACCGCGTAAAGCTCCACGAAAACATTCTTTGAAGGGTAGTTTAGGTATTTCCATGGTATTGTGTGAAATTGACGTTTTTATCCTTCGTCTCTATAAAGATCTTCTTccgttttttttaacaattacgGCGTTGCGCATTTAGCGTTGTTCTGaagctatctctctctctctctctttctctctttcaaattcTGTTCGCGATCTCTCTTTTCTCAGATAGCTCCGGAACTTTGACGAAGAGGTACGATTGATCTAGATCTGAGCTCATACATTCTCATTTTTTCATAGATTCGAGTGCACTTGCACGTTGTTTCGTTTGTCTTCTTAGGTTGTTGCATCCTCGTTTTCTCGATTTGATTTTCTGAGAATTGCAATCTCGCTTCGATTTAggtttatgatgatgatgatgttttggTTAAGAATTGTGATTCGATCTGTCTCGCTTCATCGTTTTAGTCTCTGGATCTATGAACATTTCATCACTTCTCGCTGTAATTGTTTTTGTATAGATTCTGAATTCCCCCGACGATCTTTAGAATGAGAGCATTAGGTTTTGGTGGAATCTGTTTGGATCTgcgttttatatatttgtagtgaacatattggattttttttctcttgtgaTCTGTATGTGTGTACTTTTCGTAATTGCTGATGATgcattgtgtgtgtgtgatgcaGTGAAGCAAGATGGGTTTGTCATTCGCCAAGCTTTTTAGCAGGCTTTTTGCCAAGAAGGAGATGAGAATTCTGATGGTTGGTCTCGATGCTGCTGGTAAGACCACCATTTTGTACAAGCTCAAGCTCGGTGAGATTGTCACCACCATTCCCACTATTGGTGAGTTTACACATCCATATTTCAGTTTCAGAAGATAATTCAGTTACACATCCATAGAAAGAGGTTTCTGATATATATTATCTTAGCGTACAATGGTTACCTCACTCACTGGCCCTGATGATTAAACTACAAATTGTGGACAGGTTTCAATGTCGAAACTGTGGAGTACAAGAACATCAGTTTCACAGTGTGGGATGTCGGGGGTCAGGACAAGGTATGATGATTATTCAACTTCAGAGCattataaaaagttatttttccTACTATTATTGCTGCTGAACTT encodes the following:
- the LOC104756710 gene encoding uncharacterized protein LOC104756710; translated protein: MGSEGPKSITIHVTGFKKFLGVSDNPTETIAKNLKSYVEKRGLPSGLSLGTCTVLDTAGDGAKSKLYEVLESSVVSVDNKNINGTVVWVHLGVNSGATKFAIERQAVNEAHFRCPDELGWQPQHLPIVVEDGSISKAKETSCSTESIFELLKNKGFEVVQSDDAGRFVCNYVYYHSLRFAEQKGHKSLFVHVPLFSKIDDDTQMQFVASLLEAIAATC
- the LOC109129882 gene encoding pentatricopeptide repeat-containing protein At3g26782, mitochondrial-like is translated as MTSLMHCGITRDIFEMFGLMIDEGTGIDEVTLSTVLKALSLSVPANLHSCELIHCWSVKSGYASDVAVSCSLIDAYSKSGQNEVSRKVFTELESPNIFCWTSIINGYARNGMGRECLEMLREMDQKNLIPDEVTILSVLSGCSHSGLVEEGELIFDSLESKYGISPGRKLYACMVDLLGRAGLVEKAERLLRQARGDADCSAWSSLLQSCRIHRNESIGRRAAEVLMDLEPEDFAVYVQVSKFYFEMGDFEISRQIREIAASRELMREIGYSSVILRY
- the LOC104756711 gene encoding probable polygalacturonase At1g80170 isoform X1, whose amino-acid sequence is MMDKLFILSLLGLLLVTAYGVAGKMVYADLDILEELENIDVLLDDDDDDTKLFDLPSFTSRSSGKTLVNVDTFGAVGDGVSDDTQAFISAWSKACDTPKSVFLVPEGRRYLVNATKFTGPCKQKLIIQIDGTIVAPDEPSNWDSKFQRIWLEFSKLKGVTFQGKGVIDGSGSKWWAASCKKNKSNPCKSAPTALTIESSSGVKVSGLTIQNSQQMNFIIARSTSVRVSKVMVSSPGDSPNTDGIHITGSTNVILQDCKIGTGDDCVSIVNASSNIKMKNIYCGPGHGISIGSLGKDNTTGIVTQVVLETALLRGTTNGLRIKTYQGGSGYVQGIRFANVDMQDVANPILIDQFYCDSPTTCQNQTSAVKISQIMYRNITGTTKSAKAIKFACSDTVPCSHIVLNDVNLEGKDGQVEAYCNSAEGFGYGVIHPSADCLYSHDDKGLDQSYKSETGHDEL
- the LOC104756711 gene encoding probable polygalacturonase At1g80170 isoform X2, coding for MVYADLDILEELENIDVLLDDDDDDTKLFDLPSFTSRSSGKTLVNVDTFGAVGDGVSDDTQAFISAWSKACDTPKSVFLVPEGRRYLVNATKFTGPCKQKLIIQIDGTIVAPDEPSNWDSKFQRIWLEFSKLKGVTFQGKGVIDGSGSKWWAASCKKNKSNPCKSAPTALTIESSSGVKVSGLTIQNSQQMNFIIARSTSVRVSKVMVSSPGDSPNTDGIHITGSTNVILQDCKIGTGDDCVSIVNASSNIKMKNIYCGPGHGISIGSLGKDNTTGIVTQVVLETALLRGTTNGLRIKTYQGGSGYVQGIRFANVDMQDVANPILIDQFYCDSPTTCQNQTSAVKISQIMYRNITGTTKSAKAIKFACSDTVPCSHIVLNDVNLEGKDGQVEAYCNSAEGFGYGVIHPSADCLYSHDDKGLDQSYKSETGHDEL
- the LOC104756712 gene encoding probable mannan synthase 3 isoform X1 produces the protein MSPFMKFFLFLYDSLSPSSLFLVQQRHNLAASSDTDGVVTSGIIGEIIYIWKQTRIFVLIPILKCLVTICLVMSFLVFIERVYMSIVVVFVKLLRRTPQKVHKWEAINDDDLELANTNFPMVLIQIPMYNEKEVCQLSIGAACRLSWPLDRMIVQVLDDSTDPASKELVNAECDKWARKGINIMSEIRDNRIGYKAGALKAGMMHNYVKQCEFVAIFDADFQPDPDFLERTIPFLIHNHDISLVQCRWKFVNANECLMTRMQEMSLNYHFIAEQESGSSIHAFFGFNGTAGVWRIAALNEAGGWKDRTTVEDMDLAVRACLHGWKFVYVHDVEVKNELPSTFKAYRFQQHRWSCGPANLCRKMTMEILQNKKVSAWKKLYLIYNFFFIRKIVVHIFTFVFYCLILPTSVLFPELQVPKWATVYFPTTITLLNAIATPRSFHLLVFWILFENVMSMHRTKATFIGLLEAGRVNEWVVTEKLGDTLKSKLITKATTKLYTRFGQRINWRELVVGLYIFLCGCYDVAYGRSYFYVYLFLQSCAFFVAGVGFIGTFVPTV
- the LOC104756712 gene encoding probable mannan synthase 3 isoform X2, with amino-acid sequence MIPQILLELVNAECDKWARKGINIMSEIRDNRIGYKAGALKAGMMHNYVKQCEFVAIFDADFQPDPDFLERTIPFLIHNHDISLVQCRWKFVNANECLMTRMQEMSLNYHFIAEQESGSSIHAFFGFNGTAGVWRIAALNEAGGWKDRTTVEDMDLAVRACLHGWKFVYVHDVEVKNELPSTFKAYRFQQHRWSCGPANLCRKMTMEILQNKKVSAWKKLYLIYNFFFIRKIVVHIFTFVFYCLILPTSVLFPELQVPKWATVYFPTTITLLNAIATPRSFHLLVFWILFENVMSMHRTKATFIGLLEAGRVNEWVVTEKLGDTLKSKLITKATTKLYTRFGQRINWRELVVGLYIFLCGCYDVAYGRSYFYVYLFLQSCAFFVAGVGFIGTFVPTV